From Mucilaginibacter rubeus, a single genomic window includes:
- a CDS encoding glycosyltransferase, translating to MILFWYSVILFVTTLGLNFYLLWGFSQIKQVSQQPLMDNPPSLSIIIPVRNEEEDLEKALQSVCHINYPNHRIIVINDRSTDRTAEILESFASHYPQLQVTTISTLPEGWLGKNNALYQGYLSNTDEWMLFADADIVFHPDAINKAVGYAVKQQLDHLTILPEVVSRSSILNSVLATFGIMLMIDMKPWEAKNPKSKASSGIGAFNLVRRTAYEKFGTHQRIKLRPDDDLQLGRIMKHDGFRQDVLAGLGYVCLEWYKNLGEFGRGVQKNSFAVANYSLAQAIFNVINMLLSVALPMPLMFIFGDTTIRIMAGIMLLFHMIYMMMVPPNKWWYAFMIPFSGFFLAWHFLKASILTVARGGIYWRDSFYSLKVLKGEE from the coding sequence ATGATACTTTTCTGGTATAGTGTAATACTGTTTGTAACAACCTTAGGTTTAAACTTTTATCTATTATGGGGTTTTAGTCAAATTAAACAGGTAAGCCAGCAGCCGCTGATGGATAATCCGCCGTCCCTTTCCATCATTATACCGGTGCGTAACGAGGAAGAAGATCTTGAAAAAGCGTTGCAGAGTGTTTGCCACATCAACTACCCCAACCACAGAATTATTGTAATTAATGACCGCTCAACCGACCGGACTGCCGAAATCCTGGAAAGCTTTGCCTCACACTATCCACAATTACAGGTTACTACCATCAGTACTTTACCCGAGGGCTGGCTTGGTAAAAACAATGCTCTATACCAGGGGTACCTTAGCAATACAGACGAATGGATGCTTTTTGCCGATGCCGATATTGTTTTTCATCCTGATGCTATCAACAAAGCGGTTGGTTACGCGGTTAAGCAACAACTTGATCATTTAACCATATTACCCGAAGTGGTATCGCGCTCCTCGATTTTAAACAGTGTATTGGCAACCTTCGGCATTATGCTCATGATTGATATGAAACCCTGGGAAGCTAAAAATCCAAAATCAAAAGCGTCATCGGGTATAGGCGCATTTAATTTGGTCAGGCGTACAGCTTACGAAAAATTTGGCACTCATCAGCGCATTAAGCTCCGCCCGGATGACGACCTGCAGCTTGGCCGGATCATGAAGCACGATGGTTTCCGTCAGGATGTTTTGGCCGGCCTTGGATATGTTTGCCTTGAATGGTACAAAAACCTTGGCGAGTTTGGCCGCGGTGTACAGAAAAACTCGTTTGCCGTAGCCAACTATAGCCTGGCACAAGCCATTTTTAACGTGATCAATATGTTGTTGTCGGTAGCCTTGCCAATGCCTTTGATGTTCATTTTTGGCGATACAACAATCCGTATCATGGCCGGTATCATGCTACTGTTTCATATGATTTACATGATGATGGTACCGCCCAACAAGTGGTGGTACGCATTTATGATCCCCTTTTCGGGTTTCTTTTTAGCCTGGCATTTTTTAAAAGCATCAATACTGACCGTTGCCCGGGGCGGCATTTACTGGCGGGATAGTTTTTACTCGCTGAAGGTGTTGAAGGGGGAAGAGTAG
- a CDS encoding GIY-YIG nuclease family protein, which produces MLYTGVTNDLERRLQEHYYGIDQVDSFTAKYKCYHLVWYERHQYINHAIEREKEIKGWVRTKKIALIEQENPNWHFLNKDIMEWPPKLNE; this is translated from the coding sequence GTGTTGTATACCGGCGTAACCAACGACCTTGAACGTCGTCTACAGGAACATTATTACGGTATTGACCAAGTGGATAGTTTTACCGCTAAGTATAAATGCTACCACTTAGTTTGGTATGAAAGGCATCAATATATTAATCACGCAATTGAACGCGAAAAAGAAATAAAAGGATGGGTTAGAACGAAGAAGATAGCGTTAATAGAACAAGAAAATCCTAATTGGCATTTTTTGAATAAAGATATAATGGAGTGGCCACCAAAACTTAATGAATAA
- a CDS encoding penicillin acylase family protein, producing the protein MDNLFGKIAVTMKAVFVIVLMFLPVLVFAQKINQKEIKRAETLAKSVTIIRDNWGVPHIYGKTDAAAVFGLMYAQCEDNFKGIERNYLYQMGKQAEVDGEANLYTDVQLQLIADSADAIKDYKTSAPWFRKLLDAFADGVNYYLYKHPEVKPQVFKHFEPWYALMFTDGSVAATETGGLKLSETKDFYSIGPEKLGMLTGKPENNIYNMVNERETGSNGFAIAPSRSASGHALLYINPHVPFYFRSEVELVSNEGLNAYGAVTWGQFFIYQGFNQHCGWMHTSAYADVADLYAEKVSKKDGKWYYEYDGKLRPVVPRELLLNIKNGNQIEHRTITGYYTHHGPVLGARNGKWLALKANNRSYNALVESWLITKANSLAEYKKAMNLLSNATNSTVYADDKGNIIFWYGNYIPKRNPKYDWSLPVDGSISATEWQGVHKLSEIITNANPATGWIQNCNSSPFTGSGPSSPDKNKYPVYMGPDGENYRAITAIKILKDAKSLTLDDLIAKGYDHYLAAFDDLLPSLFKAYDAAPDSVKQSLAEPIKVLQEWDRNTAIQSVASSLAIEWGTLMMKALPPPQTDQEGTFIVRRFQTLIKTMPPAQQLALLNDVVKNLQSRFDTWKVEWGNMNCYQRPDDGITFDDNKPSIPVGLTGSGFGQLPSFQSRTMNTNKRYGYSGNSFIAVVEFGTRLRAKSIVNGGSSFDPASKNFTDQEQGIIDGKFKDVLFYKKDVLKHAQHTYHPGDYFK; encoded by the coding sequence ATGGATAATTTGTTTGGTAAAATTGCTGTTACTATGAAAGCTGTTTTTGTGATTGTTTTGATGTTTCTTCCGGTATTGGTTTTTGCTCAAAAAATTAATCAGAAAGAAATAAAACGGGCGGAAACATTAGCAAAGTCGGTAACTATCATTCGTGATAACTGGGGAGTTCCTCACATTTATGGAAAAACAGATGCCGCTGCTGTTTTTGGATTGATGTACGCCCAGTGTGAAGATAATTTTAAAGGTATTGAACGCAATTACCTTTACCAGATGGGCAAACAGGCCGAAGTTGATGGTGAGGCCAATTTGTACACCGATGTACAACTGCAATTAATTGCCGATAGCGCAGACGCTATTAAGGATTATAAAACCAGCGCCCCCTGGTTCAGGAAGTTATTGGATGCTTTTGCCGATGGCGTTAACTATTACCTGTACAAGCATCCCGAAGTAAAACCGCAGGTATTTAAGCATTTTGAGCCATGGTATGCGTTAATGTTTACTGATGGCAGTGTTGCCGCAACAGAAACCGGCGGACTTAAGCTAAGCGAAACAAAAGATTTTTATAGCATAGGGCCCGAAAAATTGGGCATGCTGACTGGTAAACCTGAAAACAATATTTACAATATGGTAAATGAGCGCGAAACAGGGTCAAACGGTTTTGCTATAGCGCCATCCAGATCGGCATCCGGTCATGCTTTGTTGTACATTAATCCGCATGTCCCGTTTTATTTCCGTAGCGAGGTTGAATTGGTGAGCAACGAAGGGCTTAATGCTTATGGCGCGGTTACCTGGGGACAGTTTTTTATTTACCAGGGTTTTAATCAGCATTGTGGCTGGATGCATACCAGTGCCTATGCCGATGTAGCCGATCTGTATGCCGAAAAGGTGAGCAAGAAGGATGGAAAATGGTATTATGAATATGATGGCAAGCTAAGGCCGGTGGTTCCCCGGGAGCTATTGCTTAATATAAAGAATGGAAACCAGATTGAGCATCGAACCATTACTGGCTATTATACGCATCATGGTCCGGTATTGGGTGCAAGGAACGGTAAATGGCTGGCGCTTAAAGCTAATAATCGCTCATACAACGCGCTGGTAGAGTCGTGGCTGATAACTAAAGCCAATAGCCTCGCCGAGTATAAAAAAGCGATGAACCTGCTATCAAACGCCACTAATAGCACCGTTTATGCCGACGATAAGGGAAACATCATTTTTTGGTACGGAAACTATATTCCTAAGCGCAACCCCAAATATGATTGGAGTTTACCGGTTGATGGCAGCATATCTGCGACTGAATGGCAAGGAGTTCACAAACTGAGTGAGATTATTACTAACGCTAACCCTGCTACCGGTTGGATCCAGAACTGTAATTCGTCGCCGTTTACCGGATCTGGCCCGTCAAGCCCGGATAAAAATAAATATCCTGTTTACATGGGGCCGGATGGAGAAAACTATAGGGCGATAACGGCTATTAAAATCTTAAAAGATGCAAAGAGCCTTACGCTTGATGACCTGATAGCCAAAGGTTACGATCATTATCTTGCCGCATTTGATGACTTGCTGCCGTCACTGTTTAAAGCCTATGATGCAGCTCCGGATTCGGTGAAACAATCGCTTGCCGAGCCGATAAAGGTCTTGCAGGAATGGGACAGGAATACTGCCATTCAGTCCGTAGCCAGCTCACTTGCTATTGAATGGGGCACCTTGATGATGAAAGCCCTGCCTCCGCCTCAAACCGATCAGGAGGGTACGTTTATTGTGAGGCGTTTTCAAACGCTGATTAAAACGATGCCCCCTGCACAGCAATTGGCTTTGTTGAATGATGTTGTCAAAAATCTGCAAAGCCGTTTTGATACCTGGAAAGTAGAGTGGGGGAATATGAACTGCTACCAACGACCGGACGATGGCATTACCTTTGATGATAACAAGCCCAGTATCCCCGTTGGTTTAACCGGATCTGGCTTCGGACAGCTGCCGTCGTTCCAAAGTCGCACCATGAATACCAATAAACGTTATGGATATTCGGGTAATAGTTTTATCGCTGTTGTAGAATTTGGTACACGGTTAAGGGCAAAAAGTATTGTGAATGGTGGCAGTTCCTTCGATCCGGCGTCAAAAAATTTTACCGATCAGGAGCAGGGCATAATAGATGGTAAGTTTAAGGATGTGCTGTTTTATAAAAAGGATGTTTTAAAACACGCTCAACACACCTATCATCCGGGCGATTATTTTAAATAG
- a CDS encoding DUF3810 domain-containing protein produces the protein MRSRTNKKPVLKRIIIILSLALAIFLLMLFADHPAAVERYYANGFYIIVCRIFHSILNVFPFSVGDIVYIAVVLYLIYAVIRLIVLLFKKQFQTAGRLFLGLIIGVQAGIVAFYLLWGMNYFRLPASERFGLRDTAFTTADLKAVTRTLIDSANITRSRLTPADWAQNNTHIYNTARHAIYTISKDSANFRAYNPDIKPSILTPLLNYISTSGYYNPFTSEAQVNYQMPVFTRPFVVCHEMSHQMGYGAEDEADFAGFIIAVKSHDRLLRYSAYHLAVQEFMHSLGVRDTVAHKELKALISKEVRSDYITERNYWLAYENKLGAISSIFYDNFLKANNQPQGLETYNRMVLLAMAWYRDQWASSDHSASRH, from the coding sequence ATGCGTAGCCGAACCAATAAAAAGCCCGTACTAAAAAGGATCATCATCATATTATCGTTGGCATTAGCTATCTTTTTGCTGATGCTCTTTGCAGATCATCCTGCCGCCGTTGAACGCTATTACGCCAATGGCTTTTACATCATTGTTTGCCGGATTTTTCATTCCATTCTAAATGTATTTCCGTTTAGCGTTGGTGATATCGTATATATAGCTGTAGTACTTTATTTGATTTATGCGGTGATCAGGTTGATAGTCTTGTTGTTTAAAAAGCAGTTTCAAACGGCAGGCAGACTTTTTTTAGGACTAATTATAGGCGTACAGGCCGGTATTGTGGCTTTTTATCTTTTATGGGGGATGAATTATTTCAGGCTGCCTGCTTCCGAGCGATTTGGACTCCGTGATACCGCTTTTACCACTGCCGATCTTAAAGCCGTAACCCGGACGCTGATAGACAGCGCCAACATAACCCGTTCTCGGTTAACACCTGCAGATTGGGCCCAAAACAATACGCATATTTATAACACCGCCCGTCACGCTATTTACACCATCAGTAAAGATTCGGCTAATTTCAGGGCATATAATCCGGATATAAAACCGTCAATACTTACGCCTTTGCTAAATTATATAAGTACTTCGGGGTATTATAATCCTTTTACTTCTGAAGCGCAGGTAAACTACCAGATGCCCGTTTTTACCAGGCCATTTGTGGTTTGCCATGAAATGTCGCACCAGATGGGGTATGGGGCAGAGGACGAGGCTGATTTTGCAGGTTTTATCATCGCTGTAAAATCGCACGACAGGTTATTGCGCTACTCGGCCTATCACCTTGCCGTTCAGGAATTTATGCACTCGCTGGGCGTGCGGGATACAGTTGCTCATAAGGAGCTTAAAGCTTTGATCAGCAAAGAAGTGCGCAGCGATTATATCACCGAGCGAAACTACTGGCTTGCCTATGAAAATAAGCTGGGTGCCATAAGCAGCATTTTTTATGACAACTTTCTGAAAGCCAACAATCAACCGCAAGGACTGGAAACCTATAACAGGATGGTGTTACTGGCAATGGCGTGGTACCGAGACCAGTGGGCGTCATCAGATCATTCTGCTTCGCGTCATTAG
- a CDS encoding DUF2911 domain-containing protein, with translation MKKSFQLKAAFLFAFALLLSTVTFAQNKPASPRDSVSGKAAGSTITINYGSPSVKGRKIWGGLEAYGKVWRAGANEATTFTTTKDIKVEGKSLAAGTYGFFLIPNENGTWTVIFNKVAKQWGAFKYDESKDALRVDVKTKAAPMHERLVYTVDAKSFCMFWDKIVVPVSVK, from the coding sequence ATGAAAAAATCATTTCAGCTTAAGGCGGCATTCCTGTTCGCTTTTGCCTTATTGTTATCAACAGTAACTTTTGCTCAAAACAAACCAGCCAGCCCGCGCGATAGCGTAAGTGGTAAAGCTGCAGGTTCAACCATTACTATTAACTACGGAAGCCCTTCAGTAAAAGGCCGTAAAATTTGGGGCGGACTTGAAGCTTATGGCAAAGTTTGGCGTGCCGGTGCTAACGAAGCTACTACGTTTACAACAACAAAAGATATTAAAGTTGAAGGTAAATCACTGGCTGCCGGCACTTATGGCTTTTTTCTGATCCCTAACGAAAACGGTACCTGGACAGTTATTTTTAACAAGGTTGCTAAACAATGGGGCGCGTTTAAATATGATGAATCAAAAGATGCCCTGCGCGTAGATGTTAAAACCAAAGCAGCGCCAATGCACGAAAGATTAGTTTATACTGTAGACGCAAAAAGCTTCTGCATGTTCTGGGATAAAATTGTAGTTCCGGTTTCTGTAAAATAA